TCCTTTATGTTATATTTGAGATCCCACATTAACTTCACTTTCAGGAGGTAAATTAAGCATTTCAGGTACTGATTGTGATTCCCATGTATATCATATTGCTTGTTCCGGTCGGCGTTAACCAGAATTCCCACTTCCCTGCCGtcgatataatataataagcATTTCGGTTGCCTACCCGGGAGACATTTCAATTAGCAGATGTGTGCGGCACGGCACGCACGTTACTGGCCGACTAGCCAAGCGACTTAATTGCGTATGTACTAACTGTATCGATAAGCCATCGGAATAAGTCAATCCCCCCGATCGGGTCCGGTGCATGCTAATTAACTTCCTCAAAGCTGTGATTCACACCACGCGCTATCGACTCTCTGCCGTAGATCACTATCGGCCAAATTACTCTACAGTTTTCCACGGCACAGTCCGGAACTAGAGGTCTATGAACACCTTAACAGAactttaaatgtgtttttatatgtctgtttatttttcattGTCAAAAAAGGCTGCGAGAGCGTGCACTGTACAATTGTCGACTAGCCAGACCCAGACAAAGCgttgataaaaatataaaaaatttcgAGCTCAACTCTCTCAACTGAGTTCGGTTCAACAATCGCGTTTAATTCGTTATGATAGTGGCTCATGTCTGCGATATGTCTGGTACTAAACCAAGTACAGTGCTACTTCGATATatgtaaaattatttagattttaatgaaagtatttaaattcttattcTGATTAGATGCAGCACTAAGAAGACggttttaaatgttattagcAAACTAGTTAAGAATATCTAAATCTCAAGAACTATAACATTTAGAGCCACACATatctttgtaaatataagcaaaaatttataaaaaaatcacaataaaaactatattctttagaaaacaaattatgatttttaaagcAGCTTTGATTTAGGAATAAGCAAGAACATTGatccttttaaaatatagaaaaaaaagagccAAGAAGAAGTATGCAGTAATTTGGCAGTCATTTTCATTGATAAAGTGTTACGTTTCGCTAACAAATATCATTTAGcttagtaaatataaattagcaTCCTATTTTACTGAATCTTGACTGTACTATGCTCTAGTTGTGGCGATTGTGTGCGAGAGCTTCCTCTATATTGTAGAGAAAAGTATTATCTAGACGCACTTGCGACTAAGCAGACTCTGCGAGTATAAATACATCTGTCATAATTCCGCGGCTCAATTTTTGCAAGCCCAACACAAAAGCGTCAAAACACTCGCGGACCGTCATCATTTCAATTCCGGCCGCCCATCCAAACAGTTAGCTCTGATCTCCGTGTAGTCAGAtactaaattaattttcacatTACCCGAACACCGCGACCTAGTCCTATCCGAGAGTGTTTCATTGATCGCCCACTAATTGATAAGTTCGGCTTCAAAATGGGTGAGTCGTCGGCCTAGTTAATAAGTGTTGGTACTAGAAgagtgtttgtttttttgataACCAATAATTGTTTACCCCGCTGCCGCCGACTGCTGATAAATTGATCATCGAGTGTCGCCttgaattattataaatatcaaatatgtaTAATTATATGTTTTGCTGCTCCGATTAGGGCCCACACATAGCCATTATCGCACCAGACATGAGCATAGGTAGTGGCCCAATGGTTTCCCGAATGCAACCTAGTTACCAATTTCATTAGTTTCCATCTGATGTCGTAGCGATCGAGCCACCAAATTGTTGTGCTGTATTAGAGTAGGTGCCCTTTAATTAGTTAATAGTGAAAAATAAGGATAAAGGTTTTGAAAGTGTCcaatttaaagaattatttaCAAAGATGATAATTGTGTGTTGTTATGGTTCTGTTCTTACGATAAATACTAAGTTTTTAACGTCTGCAGATTTAAGGGAATTATTATATGACAATCTAAATTTAGAAAGTCAtttgttaatatattattaacaaaaagttcatataATTGTTTTGAAGTCACAATAATTGTATTCATATTTTGATAACTGAAAATAATTTGGTAACAGAAAATAATCACCATTTTAGTCAACACAGCTTACAATATGTGCATATATTTGGATTACAAAAACTTTCCTATTAcagatattttgatatatactAAACACACACTTATCCatgtgttattatttttttgttaatcctACAATTCTCTAcaaattgattaaatattgACAGTTACTTCTATATTAAGCATACAATAAGATCAGAACTTAGAAACACTCTGACAAATAAAAGGTCCCCTATAAAAAGTAGAAAAGCAGCGGAAAGTTTCTGACATTATTACCAATGCTATTTACGTTTTCTTCCAACTGATAGGTTAAGAAGTTTAAGATAACCTTACCGGGAAGAAGTTTATAAACTGCGGTGTCCAAATTATTCCAAAAGCTAATAAAAATCCGGTCAAGATAAgtttaaataatcaaattgTAGGTGCTTCAACAGAGATTAGAAAAATCTGTTTGAATTATTGCCCAAAACATCAGCGTTGGAATTCGTTCAATTAGGGCTATAAATTAATGACGCTTAAAACTCTGCTATAAGGTTCATTCACAAATTAAGGAGTTCGCTGGTACTGAACAGGAAGTTGTACGTTTTTTGGAATGCCAAGTAAATACTACAACTGCTTTTGCGTAactctaaaaataattacaaccTTTATTGATGTGTGGGATTATGCCATAAACATTGCACCACAGGGGATaatttttaagtgttttattaaattctgttGAGTGCCCAGGTGTTTCTTGAGATACTTATACCCCAAGCAGATATGACAATCGCTGCTGTTATGAGAGCCTTTCACATCCCCCTCACGTGTCTCTGGGCTTGGCCACTGTAATTGTGTCAACAACTTATAGCTGGAACTAACAAAATAACTCAAGGACACCAGCGCCAAAGTGCATCAGAAATTACTCAAGAATTATTAATCATAATCAAACTATATTTTACGCAATCGGAGGGgcctttgtttttggttgTCCAATGTAATTCAGAGTGTCAGTGGATGTGGCCACTTATAGATTGCGGCTTGGCTCTAAACCCTTAGAAAAAAGGCAATACCTCCTATAGGAGGTATACATTTATACACTGCAAATAATTATTCTAGTAAAGTTTAGAAAAAGCGGAACAAAAGTGCATCTATTTTTTactataaaatcaatttaaaattaaataattacatatatttttgatattgtAACGAGTCCAGTATAACCTTTACAAgtacatatttttttcgaGTATTTTGGGATTGAAGTGAGGTAGCAAGGCGGACGCCCTTTCGGCGGCGGGTCGaacaagcaaacaaattgAGATTGGGGCACCGATTCCGCTGCAAGACCTTATCACATTACAACTGCAGGAATACTTACTATATGGGCCAGTTCAAGTGCAAAAAGCACACAAATAGCTCAACTCAACTGCGACCAAAACAACCGGCTCATCGctgcaacaaaaataaaactaagatGACAGAGAACGAGTATCGATGGGAGGGAATCCAGCTCCGATGATACTGCACTACCACTACCGACTGTAAATGGGATTGCCATGGAATGGCAGGCGCTTCCCTGATAAGATAATGCACGTGTAAGAGAGCTCGTCAATTCGAGTGTCGATGTGAGCATTATTGGCTGTGTATTGGCTGCCATATAAGGggcaaaatctttaaattcgCGCGATTCCGCGATCCGGACATCATTACAGTTCTCTAGTGAGACCCCAGCGGCTTCATCGTTAATTAAGGATCCTGCGCGAGTGTGGGATTTACTTCGTTTTGAAGGATTTTTTTCTGTAAGCGTGTGCAAAAGTGAACAGCAAACTATATTCTATATCAGCATCGAACTGCTTAATATTCCCCCGAATGCCGCCGTGCTCTAATGATTGCATAAAACTGCGAAAAGTGTCAACCGTGATTACATGAACAATTACGGCAAATAGTAATCAGCAACTCAATTGCGacagaaaaataatttgtattagcTTCGTCAGTGGcgcaattaattttattttgtaccTCATCGCGttaaatcattataattaatgttgtttaacaattaatttctGCTGCCCAAGTAGTATCGCCCAACGGCAGTTTAGATTTTCCCAGCTAATGCTCTGATAACGTGatggttttaaaattatcaGATATGGCGACAAAACTCCTAGTGAACGCGATACAGTGGAACTTTATTTGGCTTCCTCGCACATATGGCTAGCATGAGTCACGCCGTCCAAGAAACCGGGCTGGGAATGCTGGCCACGGGCAGGGTCAATTTTCTGGCCATTTGGACTTACAAGCGATTGAATTACAAATGGGGATAGCATCATTAATCCACGTCAACTGAATCTCTAATGAGGAACTTTCGCTTTTCCACTGCTTACAGCTGCCACCGTACCCGCTACACCAGCCAGATGCCCTCGCTAAGGGAAGAGGAGAGCAGTGCCAAGTACTCCTATACGGAAGTCAGTACGTTTCAGATAAGCGAAAGAAGCACTCGAAATATGGCGCCCGAGCCGGTCAAGTCGGGTCGTATTTTCCTAGCTGCCGTGGCAGGTGAGTTTATGGCTAGTGGAGCGGTATTTATGAGGCCCTCGAACaagttattaataatttaaccttagaaatattaaaaatgtttactaaAACTATACTTTTTCACTTCATACTTTCTCAGCAAACTTAGCCGCCTTTGTGGTCGGCACCACCCTCGGCTGGACCTCTCCTATCGGCCCCAAGCTCAAGAGCGAGGACACCTCAGACTCCCCGCTAAGCAGACCCATAACAGCCGATGAAGATGCCTGGATCTCATCTCTGATTGCCATCGGAGCACTGGTCGCCCCCTTTGCCGCCGGCCCGCTGGCAGATCGCATTGGTCGGAAGTGGGTGCTCCTTTCCAGCAGTCTCTTCTTCGTCCTGGCCTTCGGCTTGAATATGGTGGCCTCTGAAGTTTGGATCCTCTACCTGTCCCGCCTCGTGCAAGGTTTCGGTGTCGGATTCGTGATGACGGTGCAGCCCATGTATGTGGGGGAGATTTCCACAGATAATGTGCGCGGAGCCACCGGGTCCTTGATGCAGCTCTTCATCGTTGGTAAGTTTGATtgggaaaaattaagaaattatgtTAACCAATTAGTTTTTCCTTCTTCTCAGCTGGAATTCTTTATGTATACGCCATTGGACCGTATGTATCCTACCAAGCTCTTCAGTGGTGCTGCATCGTCGTGCCTGTAGTCTTCGACGCTGTCTTCTACATGATGCCCGAAAGTCCGTATTTCTTTGCGGGCAAAGGACGTAAGTCTGAGGCTCTGAGATCCCTGCAATTCCTCCGGGGCCAGAGTGCCGAGGGCGTGCACGACGAGATGGCCGAGATCCAGGCCTCCGTGGAGGAGGCCATGGCCAGTAAAGGCACCATAATGGATTTGTTCAAGAACGCAGGCAACCGAAGGGCGCTGTTCATCTGTTCTGGCTTGATCTGCTTCCAGCAGCTGTCCGGCATCAATGTGGTGCTCTTTAACAGTCAGTCCATATTTGAAAGTGCAAACACCGGCCTAGACCCAGCGGTTGCCACCATTATCATTGGATGCGTGCAGGTTGCCTCCTCGGGACTCACACCTTTGGTGGCCGATCGTTTGGGCAGGAAGGTGATGCTGCTGACCTCATCCAGTGTGATGTCCCTTGGGCTGGCGGCCCTGGGATACTTTTTCTATATGCAGCTTGTAAAGAACGACATCTCCAGTGTGTCTTGGATGCCAGTGCCGGCGCTGATCGTCTACAATATAGTCTACTGCACTGGCTTCGGACCCCTGCCCTGGGCGGTGCTCGGTGAGATGTTCCCGGCCAACATCAAGTCGGCGGCCTCGTCCCTGGTAGCCAGCACCTGCTGGACGCTGGGTTTCCTGGTCACCTATTTGTATCCCAGCCTTGATGCCCTCGGTTCCTACTACGCATTCTGGCTCTTTGCCGGCTGCATGGTTGtggccttcttcttcgtcctGTTCATTGTTATGGAGACGAAGGGTCTGAGCCTGCAGGAGATCCAGGATCGACTCAATGGAAAGCGCAACTAGGAAGCAGAGATCCTGAGTTTGCCTACATCCGCTCGTTGATGTGCAAGTATTTTATTGGTTAGGTTTTAAGTCTAAACTCAATTGTTACATGTTTGCCTgttaaaacaaagaaactctagagataataataattaaaaatataaaactaaagaaaatgCTTTTTTACTTATCAACTAAACTGAaataattatagaaatatgaatatttacTAATTCTGTAGGTAGGTTTTACTTTTTCTCTTTCAACGTTAAACTAATCTTTTGACTTTCAGAAAACGCCTTACAGTATGCTATAAAATACGGGTTTGCCTCTTGACACATAAGGTAAAATATGTGTATTTTTATGAAACTGAACATTTTCTATGAGTTTGAACATATTTTACAGTATCGCAATAGCATGCagaaatatatcatatatatcatatatgcTCATTGATAGCCAAGGCTTTGTTAAAAACACTTAACACATTGGAAATAAtacataattataaaaaatggtGAAAACTAAAGAGGCCGGGTTGGCCGAAATGGATTTCATCTTCATGGATGATATACTGCCGAGATGCTGCAAAGATAAAACCACCACCCAGGAGTTCTTTAAGGATCACACGGCTGAGATGAAACGAGTTCCGCCGGCATTTCGAGAACAAACAGATGCATCCCTCATCGCCGGTCATTATGCCGACAATCTCAAAGTTGATGGACTGCAGATGATAACCAAAACATGGCCGCGATCCACGGACTGGCGCGAGGAGTACAATCAGTTTGTAAAACGAAACAAGTGGTGCAATGAGAAGATATACAAGCTTTTCTTCGTGAATCCGCCAGTTCACTACTCacagattaaaaaatatctcaaGGACTTGCGCAGAACAACCTATATGTCCGATTACTCTCCCGAATATTATATATCTCGTAAATCTCAGCGTAGAGATAACTCAATGTCCACTATCGATTCCGGTGGCATTGACTACCAGACGACCTATGGTAACTACCACAATCGCATTCAGGAAGTGGATCCCTTCAAGGACTTTATCAACCAGGAACCAAAGCCGAAAGATCTAACTGTGGGAGAGTTTGCCAAGGAAATGCGCAAACTGTTCACCAAGTACAATATGTCCACATACTATGAGGAAATCTGTCTGCCGGCATTGCTTAAGGCCAAGGATGGTGTAATGCCATCGGGACCCATCGATCGCTACACGCTGCGCAGGCTGTAGCCAGGACCTCCTCTCTtgaggtttttattttaacaatacTACAACCAGAGATAATGCAAACGAATATGCACTTGTTTGTGTTCCTTAATAAACTTTACACAGATATACTCGTTAAACAATAAAGCATAATAACTGCTTTATGCAGCAGATAACCCAACCAAACAGTAGTTTACAAGGCAATGAACCATTATCATCCTACCCTGATATGGACTTATTTATTTGTCCATCAGCTCCTTTGTTTCTATCTCCCAGCCATCCGCtgtaatcaaatatttaaatttaatttaatttatttacgcaAAAACTGAGCATACGAGTTATTGTTGTGTATTTTCAATTCATTCCTAAATAAGAGAAGTAGTatcttattaaataatatcagCATGACCAGACAGTTCTGCCTCCAATCAAAAAAGCTCTCTCTTTTTACTTAGACAATAACAATATTAAAGTCGATTGGCTGagataatataaaaacaagaagcTAATAGAAACCGGCAAGCACAAATTTGAATACCCTAGCAGTTGTATTAAAAACTTAAGTAGTTAAAAGAAAGTATAGATCCGACTTCTATCAATACCTTTCATAATAAAACATATGAATTGcgattttccaatttaaatgttaactattttaatttctgTAGACTCAGCTTATGTttggtaaaaataataatacccaGCAATATAATAGCAAACAcctggaaaataaatatgtaattcTTTTATAAACATAGACAAAGTACTAAGAGATAGGATTGAAATGTTGTGAAATTGTTATATTGAGGTTCTCCTCTTATCTTATCGCTTTGATAATGTTCTAATGTTATATAGTTCAACaagtaataaaatttgtattttacaaatttaaaatataaacacaaacacaatcaATAATATTGTATTTCGCTGAGACAAGCCTCCACATAATGCTTCCTTTTATACACAAATTTCAACAGTAGattgtatttaaatgaaacTACTAGAAGATTCTCCATATCGCGGTTATTCTCTATTTCGCAAGTAGAATCGATAGAAACATATATAAACATGATCGAGCAGTTTGAAACAGTGGCCGGACTCCCTTAAATTTAGTAAATCATAGAGCGAAAGCTTTCCGAGAAGAAAAAGCTACTTTAGCCTATAAAACAAAGCGGTGTCCGGGCCAGAGAGCTGAGTTACAGTGGAAATATTCAACTAAAAGGTCTTTCGGGAACACAATTCTAATCATTATATCGAAAAAATGGATCGCTGGACGAATCGTGTTGCTGTTGTTACGGGTGCCAGCTCTGGGATCGGAGCGGCTTGCTGCAAGGATCTGGTGGCCAAGGGCTTGATCGTAGTTGGACTCGCTCGTCGCGAGGAGCGTTTAAAGCAGCTGAAGGAGTCTCTGCCGGCGGATCAACAAGCGCGCTTCCATGGCCGCAAGTGCGACGTCAGCGTGGAGCAGCAAGTGGTCGACACTTTCGCCTGGGTGGATGAAACCCTCGGAGGTGTAGATGTCTTGGTGAACAACGCAGGCATTACCACGCCTTCCTTGATAACCGATGCCGACAATGCTGCTGATATGCGAGCCGTCCTGGACACCAATGTCCTAGGATTCGTGTGGTGTGCCCGTGAGGCCTTCCGCTCGCAGCAGAAGCGCAACGTCACCGACGGTCATGTGGTAGTCATCAACAGTGTGGTGGGCCACAAAATCCCTTCAGTGCCGGGCTTTAATTTTAAGATGTACGCCCCCTCGAAGTACGCAGTTACCGCTTTGACAGAGGTTCTGCGACAGGAGTTCCAGCTGAAGAAGACTCAGACCAAGATCACGGTAAGTTCCAAGAAGGTCTTCTAGAGAACAAAATATAAGTTAATACTTATCGTGATCACTTGTGTATGTTTGCTTTGATAAACAAAGATATGGAGTAGGCTGTTTTTATATCGCTTAATTGCCGCTCATATCTTTTTGGATCATTAATAtatgaaacaaaatattatgtTATAATAACTAAATAGAAGCTGATAACATTGAGTCACTAATCAttctgtaattatttttaaatccatAGAGCATTAGTCCCGGAGCAGTCGACACCGA
Above is a genomic segment from Drosophila kikkawai strain 14028-0561.14 chromosome 3R, DkikHiC1v2, whole genome shotgun sequence containing:
- the LOC108070666 gene encoding uncharacterized protein — its product is MVKTKEAGLAEMDFIFMDDILPRCCKDKTTTQEFFKDHTAEMKRVPPAFREQTDASLIAGHYADNLKVDGLQMITKTWPRSTDWREEYNQFVKRNKWCNEKIYKLFFVNPPVHYSQIKKYLKDLRRTTYMSDYSPEYYISRKSQRRDNSMSTIDSGGIDYQTTYGNYHNRIQEVDPFKDFINQEPKPKDLTVGEFAKEMRKLFTKYNMSTYYEEICLPALLKAKDGVMPSGPIDRYTLRRL
- the LOC108070729 gene encoding facilitated trehalose transporter Tret1 encodes the protein MPSLREEESSAKYSYTEVSTFQISERSTRNMAPEPVKSGRIFLAAVAANLAAFVVGTTLGWTSPIGPKLKSEDTSDSPLSRPITADEDAWISSLIAIGALVAPFAAGPLADRIGRKWVLLSSSLFFVLAFGLNMVASEVWILYLSRLVQGFGVGFVMTVQPMYVGEISTDNVRGATGSLMQLFIVAGILYVYAIGPYVSYQALQWCCIVVPVVFDAVFYMMPESPYFFAGKGRKSEALRSLQFLRGQSAEGVHDEMAEIQASVEEAMASKGTIMDLFKNAGNRRALFICSGLICFQQLSGINVVLFNSQSIFESANTGLDPAVATIIIGCVQVASSGLTPLVADRLGRKVMLLTSSSVMSLGLAALGYFFYMQLVKNDISSVSWMPVPALIVYNIVYCTGFGPLPWAVLGEMFPANIKSAASSLVASTCWTLGFLVTYLYPSLDALGSYYAFWLFAGCMVVAFFFVLFIVMETKGLSLQEIQDRLNGKRN
- the LOC108070686 gene encoding farnesol dehydrogenase-like; this translates as MDRWTNRVAVVTGASSGIGAACCKDLVAKGLIVVGLARREERLKQLKESLPADQQARFHGRKCDVSVEQQVVDTFAWVDETLGGVDVLVNNAGITTPSLITDADNAADMRAVLDTNVLGFVWCAREAFRSQQKRNVTDGHVVVINSVVGHKIPSVPGFNFKMYAPSKYAVTALTEVLRQEFQLKKTQTKITSISPGAVDTEIIDDKIREVLPTFPMLRAEDVADAVSYCIQTPPNVQIHELIIKPIGESF